The genomic segment TCCCTGACAAGCCCATACATCTCGGCATCCAGGTACTGGCCAAACCGGTAATAGTGCTGCCGGCGCGTGCCTTCATGGGACATGCCAAGCTTTTGTAGCACACGCCCCGAAGCCGGATTGGTCGAAAAATGGGGGGCAGCAAGGCGATTCAATTGCAACTCTTCAAACCCATAGCGCAGCACAGCATGGCCAGCCTCCGTGCAATAGCCACTGCCCCAGTAGGGTATCCCGACCCAATAGCCCAAATCGCCTCGATTGTGGGGCATCTCCAGTACAATCCCGATTGAGCCAATCAACTCACCCGAAGACTTAAGTTCAATCGCGAAGTTGATCACGCGGTCGTTGTGAAAATCATCAATCAAACTCAAAATCCAGCGTTCTGCAATGCCATTTTTGTAGGGATGGGGCAGAAAAGTGGTCTGCGCCATTTCAGGTGCACCGGCAAGCTGCTGTACCCGGCGGGCGTCTTGTATGTGGAACTGCCGGAGCACCAGCCGTTCGGTTTCAAATTTCGGAAAGGGCCCTTGAGGCATATCGGGTTACGCTGCTACTTTTTGCGTTAAACGTCGGGATGAATTAATCGTCGGGATTGAGCAGTTCATCAATACGCACAACAACATCTTCGAGATGGTAGCGCGTCATTTTGTCGCGCGTCCGCCGGCTGGCCGCTGAGGCTTTCCGCTGCAGAGCCTCCATCTGACCACGGACAATAGGCCTGATATCCGACTGGCTCACATCAACTGAAGTGCCAAAGAAGAACGCAAAATTGGAGCTAAACTCTTCGTTCATCAGGTAAGCCATGCGCTCCAGGTAACCGCGCTGCAAGTTACGGCGATAGGTATCAATGGCCGGCCGCGTTACATCAATTTCAGACCAGAGACCATCCTGCAGGTCTTCCATAAATTCAATGGCTGTATACGCATTCTCACCGTCAATGACTTCGCCCTCGATCAAACGCTGAAGTCGTGTGGGATCGAGTAAGTTGTTGAGAATCGACACCTGCCGGCCTCGAATCCGATCAACGGCGCCTGCTGGTTCAATTCTCCGTAAAATGCTGTCATCAAGCAACCATGTCGGCGTTGTAAAGACCTGCTCCTGTAAAAACGCAAGCGCCGCTTCCTGGTTTGCACGACTTACTGTTGTATACACCATGCCCGACTGGTCACTCGTTTTTCGGTTTTCATAGACTCCGCCAATCAGCGTTATGGTGTGCCGCATGTAGCGGCTCCACATGCCAAGTAACTCGCCATAAATTTCTTCAAGGTCGTCGTAGTCCTCTCCATCAGTTGTCGTCCAATTGACTAACTCAGGTACAACGCGCTTGAGGTTCGCAACAGCATAGGTGCTGGCCAGCACCGGATTATCTCCCATATCTTCTGTCTGCGCATCCGGATTATAAGCAGTTGATCCGCCAAAACGGAAACGTTTGTCATCAGCGTGTTCGAGGATCATCGCATCCAGCATGGTTTTTTCCTGTTCCGCTTCCTCGATGTCTGGGTACCAGCGATAACCCCACTCGACTGAGTAGTGATCGTAAGGTCCAATTTTGCGGACAAAACGCGTGACACCATCACCAGGCTGTGCGATGTAGTTCTGCCGTGTATAATCCATGATGGATGCCCCCACCCCGTATGCCTCGGTAAAGGCCGGCGAACGCAAGGAGTCCACGGGAAAAGCAGAGCTTGCAATCATGTTGTGCGGCAGCCCAATGGCGTGACCAATTTCATGGGCAATCACCTGGCGCATGGTTTCTCCAATCAAATCGGCATCCAGCTTGAGCCCACGGGCACCGGGATTTGCAGCTCCGGTTTCGATCATCAACCGGTTACGATAGGAACGCATGTGGTTGTGATACCAGATAATATCGCTTTCTATGATTTCACCCGAACGTGGATCGGAGACGCTTGGCCCGGTTGCGTTGCGGGTTGTATTGGCCACGTAACGCATCGTAGAGAAGCGGACATCTTCCGGATCAAAATCGGGATCATCTTCAGGGATGCGGCACTCGATTGCATTTTTAAAGCCGGCGCTTTCAAAGGCAGTCTGCCAGTCGTTGATGCCCTGGCAAAAATAGGGGCGCCACCGATCAGGGGTTGCAGGATCGAGGTAATAGATAATCGGCTTGACCGGCTCTACCAGTTCACCCCGCAGATAGGCTTCGGGATCTTTGGGCACAAGGTTCCAACGGCGAATAAACGTGCGCCGGGCTGCTTTTTGCTCATCCAACCCAAAATCGACTTGCGAGACAGTGAAATACCCCACACGGTCGTCAGCGATACGTGGTGTCATGGGTTCTGCAGCCAGCAAGATCATCGATTGATACAGCTGCATCGAAATGGTGCCGGCTTTGCTGTTCGATGGTGGTGCTGTTGATTCAAACGTAAGCGTGTGCCGCACATTGACGTTCATCGGAAAGCTTTTGGCTTCGTCGATAAAGGAACGGTTGCCATCAAGCCGGCGCACTTTGAAACGGGTACGCTGGCTGGTGCTGAGCCCACCGATAGCTGGCACATCTTTCACAAAGAGGTCGGTAACATCGATAAGCACCCCTTGCGAATCGGGAGACAGGGCTTCGATATCAAACGACTGAATGATCGGCTCAAAATTATTTACCGCAACAGACTGCGCTACGGGCAGCGAGTCATTTGCAACACTGGTGTATGACCGCTTGCGCAGAAGAACCCTATCCCCTTTGCGCTGCCAGCGCACGACCTGCTCGCCCACTTTCGATCCACCGTTTATAAACGGACTCAGGTTGGCGGGCGTCTGTGCAATGCGGCTAATCCACAGCACCTCGCGTTCGAGGAGCGAATCAGGAATTTCGAAATAAAGGTCGTCATCAACACGGTGCAAGGTGAACAAACCTGCTTCTGAGACGGCTTTATCCGTAACTACCTCTTTATAGGCTTTGTACGGGTCGTCTTTCTTTTTTGAGGGGGTTGCCTTCGACGGGGCAGCGGAAGGTTTTTCAGCCACAGGTTGGCTTGTGGTACAACCACCGATGAGTAAAAACAGCGCAAGCACTAAAGAGCCAAGACGGAAACCGCCGGGACAAACGTTATTGAGTTGGTACATGGATAGCTTGAGGATCTGATGGGCCCGTTTCAAGGGCAAGCAATATCGATTGATACAGAAGAAGGCCCAAGATACAAATCTATCCCGTATATTTTGGGTCTGTTGTCATCAAAAATTTGCACATCAATTCCGTCTAAAATCAGGCAGCAACCATGAACATGCTCTTTTCTTTTTTCTGCGCCGGCGCGACACGGGCTGCGAGGATTTGACACAGGTTATAAAGCAGCTGCGCAGCCGTTGGCGTGCGTGACTTGATACGTTGTTTTAGCCGGCTCTCATCAAAACTGAGCACTTGTGCATGCCGCGAAGCTACGCGTACATCAGCCGTGCGCCGGCTGTTGAGTAAAAAACCGAGTTCGCCAATTACTTCACCAGCCACGGCACGGTGCACAACCTGGCCGCCTTTGCAAATATCTACTTCCCCGGCGAGAATCATAAACACAGTGGTTGTCTGCTGGCCGCTGCGGATCATAAGATCGTCCTGCTTCAAATCTAACAGATGTCCCTTTGAGATGATGGTCTTGACTTCTTGTGCCGGCAGGCTTTCAAAAAGCTTTGTACCACAGTAAGCGTGGGGCGTAATATCTGTACATTCAGTTGACAACTGTTCCAGTATCCAATTGGCTTTCTCCTCGGGCAGTTCCGCTACACTGCTTACACTTGCATTGCCCAGGCTCGCCGCAACGTCTGCTATGAATCCCAGATCTTCCACAGGTTGCTCAAGCACTTTGCGAAATGGGGAACGGGTGTCTGCGAGGTAGGCAAGGTCTCGAATCACAAAAGCCAGCGGAATCATAATACCAAAGGCATCATCATTATAAACAGGGCACGCATAGCTGCGAAACCCCATGCGTTGATAATAACGAATCAAATGGGGCTGGCAGTCACACACAGCCACCTCAATCTTTTCCCGCTTGCAAATCTCAGCCACCTCCTCAATCATCCGATAGGAAAGCCGGCTGCCGCGGTATCCCTTGCGCACCATAAACCGGGTGAGCACGAGGAGTTGTTCATCCTGGATGGTATCCCGGAAGCGCTGGAGATCATAGGTTTCTTCCAGCTCATCTGAAAACTGACCATACTTGCCAAGGTTGAGCCGCAAAGAGCCAATAAGTTGGCCGTCTTGTTTTGCGTACATCAGCCAGGCGTCGGTATCGTTCTCACCGTATAGCATGCGGCATTCGTGGTCTGCCACGTCATTAAAGATGTGCATTTCTTCTACGTAGACTTCATAGCGAAGGCGATAGATGGCCTCGCGCTCAGCTTCTGTTTGGGCGATATGCAGGGTAAAGTCCATGACGGGTCGTGTGTTTGAATTGTAAGCAATGCCCTTAACAGGGCCTCGTACTTTTCAACACACGAAAGTGCATGCAGTAGGCTCATCAAAATGTCGCGCCGGCCAGATTTTTTTCGTTCCCTCTTACAAGGGACTTTGGAAAAGAAACAGATCATGCATTTCCGTTTACTCCTCATATTAATTTGTTGTCTGCTAGCCGCTACTCCGACAAGTGCACAGACAGGTACCTGTGAGCCGCCCACGGCAGAAGCTTTCCTGGATATTGGAAAAGCCCATGCACGTATTCCTAACCATGGCGGGCTTTTTTGGGGCCGGGGCGGCCCCACTTTTTATCGCGTCCCAAAAGAAGATGGAGCAAATGCAATCTATGCGGCCAACATTTGGGTCAGTGGGATGGTGGACAACAAACTACGGGCCTCAGCGGCTACATTTGGACCGGGAAATTACTGGCCAGGCCCACTCAACGAATCCGGGCAAGCACCTTCAGATTGCAAACCGTTTGATAAAATCTGGGAGATCAATCTCAACGATATAGAAACGTTTCGCGAATCAGGGGCCATTTCTAATAACCTGAGAGATTGGCCGGCATATTTAGGTGCACCAGTTATTGATGGAGACGGAGATCCTGACAACTACAATCTTGCTGGTGGAGATGAACCCGAATTGCTCGGACATCAGCGACTTTGGTGGATCATGAATGACAGGGGAAATACTCATTGGTTAAATGGAAGCGAACCGTTAGGCCTGGAGGTGCATGCATCCGCTTTTGCTTATAAATACCACCCACTTGTAGAGCATCAGACGTTTTACTCCTATAAACTTATCAATAAAAGTACCGCAACCATCCAAGACACCTATTTCACAATATGGACAGATGGTGACATGGGCGATTATAATGATGATTATGTTGGTTCAGATTCATTGCTTGGCTTGGCGTATTACTACAATGCAGACAATGATGATCAGGGAGGATATGGAAAGGCACCGCCGGCCATTGGTTTTATGTTTCTCAATACACCCTCCGCAGAAAATGATGGCATTGACAACGACAGAGACAGCCTCATCGATGAACCCAAAGAGAAGCTAGGCGCAACGGTTATTATGAGTCACAGGAGATATACGGCTTCATGGGGCGACCCACGTGATGCACACGACATCATTAACTACGCGCGTGGTATTTGGCGAGATGGATCGCCCATCATTGAAGGATTCTGGGGATATGAAGACAATAACTGGTCTGCTGATAGCCAGCGCGTAGCCACACGATTTTCCTTCCCGGGAGACCCGCTGACCAATTCATTCTGGTCAGAAATGAACGCAAACAACAATGGTAGGCCCAACCCGCTTTCAGATCGCCGGCTCCACATGTCAACGGGCCCCTTTACTTTTGCACAAGGCGACACGGTTCATATTGCCTTTACTTTCCTTTATGCCAGAGGAAGTGATCATCTCGACTCGATCCGTACACTGAAGAGCACTGCTACCAGTATACTTGGCAGCGCGGACGCTTTCCTTGCTCACAATGCCGTCCCCAATCCATTCTTAAAACCAGAATTGGCTCCCCACCCCAACCACGTGTTGGGTTTCGATCAAAACTTCCCTAACCCATTCAGCAATTCAACCACCATACGATACAGCCTGCCGCAAGCCATGCAGGTTCGACTGACAGTTTATGACATCCTTGGTAGAGAAGTCGCTCAACTTGTGGATGCTTACCAGGAATCCGGCATTCACACCGCAGATTTCAATGCAGCGTCGTTACCTCCCGGCGTCTATCTCGCGCACCTTGAGGCGGACTTCCTCCGTTTTACAAAACGCATGCTGTTGATCCGGTAGAGAAGTGGAAGATTGAACGTTTTGGTGAAAGGGTTAGGGTTGAGCTACGCTGACCTTCACACGCGTCATCCCGGCCTTGAATCTGCCTTTATATCGCACATGTCGCTCGGCGCAACTTTTCTGCGTTTTACA from the Bacteroidota bacterium genome contains:
- a CDS encoding T9SS type A sorting domain-containing protein; translation: MHFRLLLILICCLLAATPTSAQTGTCEPPTAEAFLDIGKAHARIPNHGGLFWGRGGPTFYRVPKEDGANAIYAANIWVSGMVDNKLRASAATFGPGNYWPGPLNESGQAPSDCKPFDKIWEINLNDIETFRESGAISNNLRDWPAYLGAPVIDGDGDPDNYNLAGGDEPELLGHQRLWWIMNDRGNTHWLNGSEPLGLEVHASAFAYKYHPLVEHQTFYSYKLINKSTATIQDTYFTIWTDGDMGDYNDDYVGSDSLLGLAYYYNADNDDQGGYGKAPPAIGFMFLNTPSAENDGIDNDRDSLIDEPKEKLGATVIMSHRRYTASWGDPRDAHDIINYARGIWRDGSPIIEGFWGYEDNNWSADSQRVATRFSFPGDPLTNSFWSEMNANNNGRPNPLSDRRLHMSTGPFTFAQGDTVHIAFTFLYARGSDHLDSIRTLKSTATSILGSADAFLAHNAVPNPFLKPELAPHPNHVLGFDQNFPNPFSNSTTIRYSLPQAMQVRLTVYDILGREVAQLVDAYQESGIHTADFNAASLPPGVYLAHLEADFLRFTKRMLLIR
- a CDS encoding GNAT family N-acetyltransferase; translation: MPQGPFPKFETERLVLRQFHIQDARRVQQLAGAPEMAQTTFLPHPYKNGIAERWILSLIDDFHNDRVINFAIELKSSGELIGSIGIVLEMPHNRGDLGYWVGIPYWGSGYCTEAGHAVLRYGFEELQLNRLAAPHFSTNPASGRVLQKLGMSHEGTRRQHYYRFGQYLDAEMYGLVREDYLKKLNLDQVE
- a CDS encoding zinc-dependent metalloprotease, with protein sequence MKRAHQILKLSMYQLNNVCPGGFRLGSLVLALFLLIGGCTTSQPVAEKPSAAPSKATPSKKKDDPYKAYKEVVTDKAVSEAGLFTLHRVDDDLYFEIPDSLLEREVLWISRIAQTPANLSPFINGGSKVGEQVVRWQRKGDRVLLRKRSYTSVANDSLPVAQSVAVNNFEPIIQSFDIEALSPDSQGVLIDVTDLFVKDVPAIGGLSTSQRTRFKVRRLDGNRSFIDEAKSFPMNVNVRHTLTFESTAPPSNSKAGTISMQLYQSMILLAAEPMTPRIADDRVGYFTVSQVDFGLDEQKAARRTFIRRWNLVPKDPEAYLRGELVEPVKPIIYYLDPATPDRWRPYFCQGINDWQTAFESAGFKNAIECRIPEDDPDFDPEDVRFSTMRYVANTTRNATGPSVSDPRSGEIIESDIIWYHNHMRSYRNRLMIETGAANPGARGLKLDADLIGETMRQVIAHEIGHAIGLPHNMIASSAFPVDSLRSPAFTEAYGVGASIMDYTRQNYIAQPGDGVTRFVRKIGPYDHYSVEWGYRWYPDIEEAEQEKTMLDAMILEHADDKRFRFGGSTAYNPDAQTEDMGDNPVLASTYAVANLKRVVPELVNWTTTDGEDYDDLEEIYGELLGMWSRYMRHTITLIGGVYENRKTSDQSGMVYTTVSRANQEAALAFLQEQVFTTPTWLLDDSILRRIEPAGAVDRIRGRQVSILNNLLDPTRLQRLIEGEVIDGENAYTAIEFMEDLQDGLWSEIDVTRPAIDTYRRNLQRGYLERMAYLMNEEFSSNFAFFFGTSVDVSQSDIRPIVRGQMEALQRKASAASRRTRDKMTRYHLEDVVVRIDELLNPDD
- a CDS encoding GNAT family N-acetyltransferase, whose translation is MDFTLHIAQTEAEREAIYRLRYEVYVEEMHIFNDVADHECRMLYGENDTDAWLMYAKQDGQLIGSLRLNLGKYGQFSDELEETYDLQRFRDTIQDEQLLVLTRFMVRKGYRGSRLSYRMIEEVAEICKREKIEVAVCDCQPHLIRYYQRMGFRSYACPVYNDDAFGIMIPLAFVIRDLAYLADTRSPFRKVLEQPVEDLGFIADVAASLGNASVSSVAELPEEKANWILEQLSTECTDITPHAYCGTKLFESLPAQEVKTIISKGHLLDLKQDDLMIRSGQQTTTVFMILAGEVDICKGGQVVHRAVAGEVIGELGFLLNSRRTADVRVASRHAQVLSFDESRLKQRIKSRTPTAAQLLYNLCQILAARVAPAQKKEKSMFMVAA